A genomic region of uncultured Roseibium sp. contains the following coding sequences:
- the napG gene encoding ferredoxin-type protein NapG produces the protein MAKPQLTQSRRRFLTDTARMAGGCAVAGLGLAYVARDAKALPADALRPPGALAENDFLGACIRCGLCVRDCPFDTLKLAELGADGPATGTPYFTARSVPCEMCDDIPCVAACPTGALDPGLDDIDDARMGTAVLVDQENCLNFHGLRCDVCYRVCPAIDAAITLVPSHDERSGHHAIFAPTVHADHCTGCGLCEKSCVLPESAIKVLPVRLARGEAADHYRRGWEEKERNGAPLVDGLIDLPDRLPGPGTDNLAAPGGFEPAYKLPGGRQ, from the coding sequence ATGGCCAAGCCACAGCTCACACAGTCCCGCCGCCGCTTTCTGACCGACACCGCTCGGATGGCGGGCGGCTGCGCTGTTGCCGGGCTTGGCCTGGCCTACGTGGCACGTGACGCGAAAGCGCTGCCGGCCGACGCCCTGCGTCCGCCGGGCGCACTTGCCGAAAACGACTTTCTCGGTGCCTGCATCAGGTGCGGTCTGTGTGTTCGCGACTGCCCGTTCGACACGCTGAAGCTGGCCGAACTCGGTGCCGACGGTCCGGCAACGGGGACCCCCTATTTCACGGCGCGTTCCGTGCCCTGTGAAATGTGCGACGACATTCCGTGCGTCGCGGCCTGCCCAACCGGTGCCCTGGACCCCGGTCTCGACGACATCGATGATGCCCGCATGGGGACAGCTGTCCTGGTTGACCAGGAGAATTGCCTGAATTTCCACGGTCTGCGCTGCGATGTCTGCTATCGGGTCTGTCCCGCGATCGACGCGGCCATCACCCTGGTGCCTTCGCATGACGAGCGCTCGGGCCATCACGCCATATTCGCTCCGACCGTACACGCCGATCATTGCACCGGGTGCGGACTTTGCGAAAAAAGCTGCGTCCTGCCGGAATCGGCCATCAAGGTGTTGCCCGTGCGGCTGGCCCGCGGAGAAGCAGCGGACCATTACCGGCGGGGCTGGGAAGAGAAGGAAAGGAATGGAGCGCCTCTGGTCGACGGACTGATCGACCTGCCCGACCGCCTGCCCGGCCCGGGTACCGACAACCTCGCTGCTCCCGGCGGATTCGAACCGGCTTACAAGTTACCGGGAGGCAGGCAATGA
- the napH gene encoding quinol dehydrogenase ferredoxin subunit NapH has product MTVHTQLPVGFEALEAKGRIGSRRYLLLRRASQLFFLALFLTGPLFGIWITKGTLAGSLTLGILPLTDPLVALQSMLAGHWLSATALTGALIVLAAYAFVGGRAYCSWVCPINPVTDAAHWMHRRLDLPKGWQPRRSARYWLLAAALLVSFATGTVAWEVANPVTMVHRGLVFGLSAAWLVVAAVFLFDLFVARRGWCGRLCPVGAYYGLIGKAAVLRVSAPNRAACDDCMDCYAVCPENQVISPALKGAPETSPLILAGDCTNCGACIDVCAQDVFKFTHRFDERLVEPPLKFAAEQSAASLMHKE; this is encoded by the coding sequence ATGACTGTGCACACGCAATTGCCTGTCGGCTTCGAGGCCCTTGAAGCCAAAGGCCGGATCGGCTCCAGGCGCTATCTCTTGCTTCGTCGTGCGAGCCAGCTGTTCTTCCTCGCGCTCTTTCTCACCGGTCCCCTGTTCGGCATTTGGATTACCAAGGGAACCCTTGCCGGCTCATTGACCCTCGGCATACTGCCGCTGACCGATCCGCTGGTGGCGCTGCAGAGCATGTTGGCGGGGCACTGGCTCTCGGCAACCGCGCTGACCGGCGCGCTGATCGTTTTGGCCGCGTATGCGTTTGTCGGCGGAAGGGCCTATTGTTCCTGGGTCTGCCCGATCAATCCGGTGACGGATGCCGCCCACTGGATGCATCGGCGCCTTGACCTGCCAAAGGGCTGGCAACCCAGGCGCTCGGCCCGGTACTGGCTTCTGGCGGCAGCACTGCTGGTTTCCTTTGCCACGGGCACAGTCGCCTGGGAGGTCGCCAATCCCGTCACGATGGTCCACAGGGGGCTCGTCTTCGGATTGTCGGCTGCCTGGCTGGTGGTCGCGGCCGTCTTTCTCTTCGATCTCTTCGTCGCACGCCGGGGCTGGTGCGGTCGCCTTTGCCCTGTCGGCGCCTACTACGGCCTGATCGGCAAAGCGGCGGTGCTGCGTGTGAGCGCGCCGAACAGGGCTGCCTGCGATGATTGCATGGATTGTTACGCCGTTTGCCCCGAAAACCAGGTGATTTCCCCTGCCCTCAAGGGAGCACCGGAGACATCCCCCCTCATTCTGGCGGGTGACTGCACCAATTGCGGCGCCTGCATCGATGTCTGTGCGCAGGACGTCTTCAAATTCACCCACCGGTTCGACGAAAGACTTGTCGAACCGCCTTTAAAATTCGCGGCTGAACAAAGCGCTGCAAGCTTGATGCACAAGGAGTGA
- a CDS encoding nitrate reductase cytochrome c-type subunit yields the protein MKKPVLAGIAALAFITGIGGFAIAQQQDVKAMRADPVDALNRLGPDFKWEGKEGRMQRNYRQQPPLIPHSIAQYQIDIRTNQCLSCHDWTKAGERSAPTLSMTHYLDRDGNELDHIAGTRYFCNQCHVPQADVPALVDNRFEPSSPIQTR from the coding sequence ATGAAAAAGCCGGTACTCGCGGGCATCGCCGCTCTCGCCTTTATCACGGGCATTGGCGGGTTCGCCATTGCCCAGCAGCAGGACGTCAAGGCCATGCGCGCTGATCCCGTCGACGCGTTGAACAGGCTCGGTCCGGACTTCAAATGGGAAGGAAAGGAAGGGCGCATGCAGCGGAACTACCGCCAGCAGCCGCCCCTCATCCCGCATTCGATCGCTCAGTACCAGATCGACATCCGCACCAACCAGTGCCTGTCCTGCCATGACTGGACCAAGGCCGGAGAACGCAGCGCACCGACGCTGTCGATGACCCACTACCTGGACCGGGACGGCAACGAACTCGATCACATCGCCGGCACACGTTATTTCTGCAACCAGTGCCATGTCCCGCAAGCGGACGTGCCGGCGCTGGTCGACAACCGGTTCGAACCGTCTTCTCCCATTCAAACCCGCTAA
- the folE gene encoding GTP cyclohydrolase I FolE — MDAVLKPVEKRFERKSPEQLLRPSREEAEAAVRTILAWTGDDPDREGLLDTPKRVVKAISQLYGGYFEDPAEHLERTFEDVGGYQDIVLVRGIPFHSHCEHHMLPFIGEAHIAYYPAEGVVGLSKLARVVDIYAKRLQTQENLTAQIASVIDDTLAPRGLAVMLEAEHQCMTMRGVQKPGVSTITTQFTGVFQDDPAEQAKFMTMVRSKG, encoded by the coding sequence ATGGACGCAGTCCTCAAGCCGGTTGAAAAAAGATTTGAAAGAAAGTCGCCTGAACAATTGCTCAGGCCGAGCCGCGAAGAAGCCGAAGCCGCTGTACGGACCATCTTGGCCTGGACCGGCGACGACCCGGACCGCGAAGGTCTGCTGGACACGCCGAAGCGCGTCGTGAAGGCGATCAGCCAGCTCTACGGCGGCTATTTCGAAGACCCCGCCGAACATCTGGAAAGAACGTTCGAGGATGTCGGCGGGTATCAGGACATCGTTCTGGTGCGCGGAATCCCGTTCCATTCCCATTGCGAACACCACATGCTGCCCTTCATCGGAGAGGCGCATATCGCCTATTATCCGGCCGAAGGCGTCGTCGGTCTGTCGAAGCTCGCACGTGTCGTCGACATCTATGCCAAGCGGCTGCAGACGCAGGAAAACTTGACGGCGCAGATCGCTTCCGTCATTGACGACACCCTGGCACCGCGCGGACTTGCGGTCATGCTCGAGGCAGAGCATCAGTGCATGACGATGCGCGGCGTCCAGAAACCGGGGGTCTCGACGATCACCACTCAGTTTACCGGCGTTTTCCAGGACGATCCGGCCGAGCAGGCCAAGTTCATGACCATGGTGCGCAGCAAGGGCTAA
- the napA gene encoding nitrate reductase catalytic subunit NapA — MTISESRRTFLKSTAAAATASAAGISIGTGPAEAQFQTTGISWDKAACRFCGTGCSVLVGTKDGRVVATQGDPDAPVNRGLNCIKGYFLSKIMYGEDRLTQPLLRKTNGAYDKNGEFEPVSWDEAFDVMAQKWKEALKAKGPTSVGMFGSGQWTVWEGYAAAKLMKAGFRSNNIDPNARHCMASAVVGFMRSFGIDEPMGCYDDFEHADTFVLWGSNMAEMHPILWSRLTDTRLTKPGAQVHVLSTFEHRSFELADNGIIFKPQTDLAILNYIANHIISTGRVNEDFMSKHVNITKTATDIGYGLRPDNPIQEAAANPDSGAMEAISFDEYAAAVAEYTVDKVSELSGVPAEQLEFLAEQYADPDRKVMSLWTMGFNQHTRGSWVNSLCYNVHLLTGKISEPGNSPFSLTGQPSACGTAREVGTFAHRLPADMVVNNDEHRKICEDAWKIPEGTIPPKPGFHAVLQHRKLKDGELNAYWVQCNNNMQAAPNLNEEGYPGYRNPENFITVSDPYPTVTAVSADLILPTAMWVEKEGAYGNAERRTQFWRQQVQAPGEAKSDLWQLMEFSKRFTIEEVWGEELLAKMPEHRGKTMYDVLFANGQVDKFPLSELQEGHPNDDAEHFGFYVQKGLFEEYAGFGRGHAHDLAPFETYHKARGLRWPVVDGKETLYRFREGYDPYVPEGEEVRFYGYKDGKAKIIFAPYEDPPEVPDDNFDLWLCTGRVLEHWHSGSMTRRVPELHRAFPLAVVFMHPADAEARGLRNGQEILISTRRGEVRSKLATRGRNKVPEGLVFMPWFDEGQLTNKLTLDATCPLSKETDFKKCACKVERV, encoded by the coding sequence ATGACAATCTCTGAATCCCGCAGGACTTTCCTGAAGTCGACCGCGGCCGCTGCAACGGCTTCGGCTGCCGGTATCTCGATCGGCACCGGCCCGGCCGAAGCCCAGTTCCAGACGACCGGGATTTCCTGGGACAAGGCCGCCTGCCGCTTCTGCGGGACGGGTTGCTCCGTCCTCGTGGGCACCAAGGACGGCCGTGTCGTCGCCACACAGGGAGACCCGGACGCTCCGGTCAACCGGGGTCTCAACTGCATCAAGGGCTACTTCCTCTCCAAGATCATGTATGGCGAGGACAGGCTGACCCAGCCCTTGCTGCGCAAGACCAACGGTGCCTACGACAAGAACGGCGAGTTCGAGCCGGTCAGCTGGGACGAAGCGTTCGACGTCATGGCGCAGAAATGGAAGGAAGCGCTCAAGGCGAAGGGACCGACCAGCGTCGGCATGTTCGGATCGGGCCAGTGGACCGTCTGGGAAGGCTACGCCGCCGCCAAGCTCATGAAGGCCGGCTTCCGCTCCAACAACATCGACCCGAACGCCCGCCACTGCATGGCGTCTGCCGTTGTCGGCTTCATGCGGAGCTTCGGCATCGACGAACCGATGGGCTGCTACGACGATTTCGAACACGCGGACACGTTCGTGCTCTGGGGTTCGAACATGGCGGAAATGCATCCCATCCTCTGGTCCCGCCTCACGGACACGCGTCTCACCAAGCCCGGTGCACAGGTGCATGTCCTGTCGACCTTCGAGCATCGCTCGTTCGAGCTCGCCGACAACGGCATCATCTTCAAGCCGCAGACGGATCTGGCGATCCTGAATTACATCGCCAACCACATCATCTCGACCGGACGCGTCAACGAAGACTTCATGTCGAAACACGTCAATATCACGAAGACCGCGACGGATATCGGATATGGCCTGCGTCCGGACAACCCGATCCAGGAGGCGGCTGCAAACCCGGATTCGGGCGCAATGGAGGCAATCAGCTTCGACGAATACGCAGCCGCCGTCGCCGAATACACCGTGGACAAGGTGTCCGAGCTTTCAGGCGTTCCGGCAGAACAGCTGGAATTCCTGGCAGAGCAGTACGCAGACCCGGACCGCAAGGTCATGAGCCTCTGGACCATGGGGTTCAACCAGCATACGCGCGGATCCTGGGTCAATTCACTCTGCTACAATGTGCATCTCCTGACCGGAAAGATCTCCGAGCCGGGCAATTCCCCCTTCTCGCTGACCGGCCAGCCCTCGGCCTGCGGCACGGCGCGCGAGGTCGGCACCTTTGCCCACCGCCTGCCGGCCGATATGGTCGTCAACAACGACGAGCACCGGAAAATCTGCGAAGACGCATGGAAAATTCCGGAAGGCACGATCCCGCCGAAGCCGGGTTTCCACGCCGTGCTGCAGCACCGCAAGCTCAAGGACGGCGAACTCAACGCCTATTGGGTCCAGTGCAACAACAACATGCAGGCCGCGCCCAATCTGAATGAGGAAGGCTATCCCGGCTACCGGAACCCGGAAAACTTCATCACCGTCTCGGACCCCTACCCGACCGTGACGGCGGTCTCCGCCGACCTGATCCTGCCAACGGCGATGTGGGTCGAGAAGGAAGGCGCCTACGGCAACGCCGAACGCCGAACCCAGTTCTGGCGGCAGCAGGTGCAGGCGCCGGGCGAGGCCAAATCCGATCTCTGGCAATTGATGGAATTCTCCAAGCGCTTCACGATCGAGGAAGTCTGGGGCGAGGAACTCCTGGCCAAGATGCCCGAGCATCGCGGCAAGACCATGTACGATGTTCTCTTCGCCAATGGACAGGTCGACAAGTTCCCGCTGAGCGAACTTCAGGAGGGTCACCCGAACGATGATGCCGAACATTTCGGTTTCTACGTTCAAAAGGGCCTGTTCGAGGAATATGCGGGCTTCGGCCGCGGCCATGCCCACGACCTCGCACCGTTCGAGACCTACCACAAGGCCCGCGGCCTGCGCTGGCCGGTCGTCGACGGCAAGGAAACACTTTACCGGTTCCGTGAGGGATATGACCCCTATGTCCCCGAAGGCGAGGAAGTCCGCTTCTACGGATACAAGGACGGCAAGGCGAAGATCATCTTCGCGCCTTACGAGGATCCGCCCGAGGTGCCGGATGACAACTTCGACCTCTGGCTCTGCACGGGACGCGTTCTCGAACACTGGCATTCTGGCTCGATGACACGCCGGGTGCCTGAACTGCACCGCGCCTTCCCGCTCGCCGTCGTGTTCATGCATCCTGCGGACGCGGAAGCACGGGGACTGCGCAACGGCCAGGAGATCCTGATCTCCACCCGCCGCGGTGAAGTTCGCAGCAAGCTGGCAACCCGCGGGCGCAACAAGGTCCCGGAGGGGCTTGTGTTCATGCCGTGGTTCGACGAGGGGCAGCTCACCAACAAGCTGACCCTGGACGCAACTTGTCCGCTGTCGAAGGAAACCGACTTCAAGAAATGTGCCTGCAAGGTGGAGCGCGTCTAG
- a CDS encoding chaperone NapD: protein MNICGCLVHAAVQSLPGIREQIEAMDGVEIHASDGDGRLVVVVEDTPANTASELIMQLHQIPGVLSVTLTYHHFEDLAAPEAASPPANSSQAGDRTHDNL from the coding sequence ATGAATATCTGCGGTTGTCTCGTACATGCGGCTGTTCAATCGCTGCCCGGAATTCGAGAGCAAATCGAGGCGATGGACGGCGTCGAGATCCATGCGTCCGACGGCGACGGGCGCCTCGTTGTCGTTGTCGAGGACACGCCGGCGAACACGGCCTCCGAACTGATCATGCAACTGCACCAGATCCCGGGTGTTCTCTCGGTCACCCTCACCTACCACCATTTTGAAGACCTCGCGGCACCCGAAGCCGCATCACCGCCCGCCAATTCTAGCCAAGCCGGAGACCGGACCCATGACAATCTCTGA
- the napF gene encoding ferredoxin-type protein NapF has protein sequence MTERTDISVSRRAFLKLGGRADPDVLRPPGTNDALLTEYCKGCSACAEACPEQIIVAGAGNFPVLDFSRGACTFCGACADACPSGAFSEDILPQWSWKAGITSACLSMQGISCRACEDACEPRAIRFRLALGGKSEPVLDQHQCTGCGACAYQCPAAAVTFTRVEPNKEEDPA, from the coding sequence ATGACCGAGAGAACCGACATTTCGGTCAGCCGGCGCGCCTTTCTGAAGCTGGGCGGACGCGCCGATCCGGATGTTCTGCGACCTCCGGGAACGAACGACGCGCTGCTCACCGAATATTGCAAGGGCTGCAGCGCCTGTGCCGAGGCCTGTCCCGAACAGATCATTGTGGCGGGCGCGGGAAACTTTCCCGTTCTGGATTTTTCCCGCGGAGCCTGCACGTTCTGCGGGGCATGCGCCGATGCCTGCCCGTCCGGCGCATTCTCTGAAGACATTCTACCCCAGTGGTCCTGGAAAGCCGGGATAACAAGTGCCTGCCTGTCCATGCAGGGCATTTCGTGCCGTGCGTGCGAAGACGCCTGCGAGCCCAGAGCCATCCGCTTCCGTCTTGCCCTCGGGGGTAAATCGGAGCCCGTGCTTGACCAGCATCAATGCACCGGCTGCGGCGCCTGTGCATACCAGTGTCCCGCTGCTGCGGTGACCTTCACAAGAGTCGAGCCAAACAAGGAAGAGGACCCGGCATGA
- the hisI gene encoding phosphoribosyl-AMP cyclohydrolase translates to MCNICLSERGDKETVESGGMLMPKFDRDGLIVAVVTDVASGEVLMVGYMNEEALKRTIETGEAWYWSRSRQSFWKKGETSGQVQTVHEILTDCDQDALVLKVSVAGNGATCHVGYRSCFFRKIAAPSDGAVRLERVESEKVYDPAEVYGKDRT, encoded by the coding sequence ATGTGCAATATCTGTTTGAGCGAACGCGGCGACAAGGAAACGGTCGAGAGCGGCGGAATGCTGATGCCGAAATTCGACCGCGACGGCCTGATCGTCGCCGTCGTGACCGACGTGGCATCGGGCGAAGTCCTGATGGTCGGCTACATGAACGAAGAAGCCCTGAAACGCACCATCGAGACCGGCGAGGCATGGTACTGGAGCCGGTCGCGGCAAAGTTTCTGGAAGAAGGGCGAAACGTCCGGCCAGGTGCAGACCGTGCATGAAATACTTACCGACTGCGACCAGGATGCCCTTGTGCTCAAAGTCAGCGTCGCCGGAAACGGTGCGACATGCCATGTCGGCTACCGCTCCTGCTTTTTCCGGAAGATTGCGGCCCCCTCGGACGGGGCGGTCCGTCTCGAACGGGTCGAATCCGAAAAGGTCTATGACCCTGCGGAAGTTTACGGAAAAGACCGGACTTGA